The sequence CGGTGAGCCAACGGAAGCCGTCGAACGGCACGTCCTGGCGGACCTCGAGCCCGAGGACGTCGCGGTAGAAGGTCAGTGCCTTGTCAGGGTCGTCGACGGTGATGAACGCGTGCGAGAGGCGAAGTGTCATGCCCGCACGCTAGGACCGGGGCGCCGTGACGGCTTCTCCGAAACTGCTCGATCAGGCCCGCCGGGGTCGACCGAGCACCTTGACCATGCAGGCCGGCACCACGGCGCCCGCCGAGTGGTCGCGGGACCGGTAGGCGCTCGGCGACTCCCCGACCAGCTCGGTGAACCGGCTGCTGAACGACCCCAGCGAGGTCGCGCCCACCGCCACGCACACCTCGGTGACGGTCAGGTCACCGCGGCGCAGCAGCGCCATCGCGCGCTCGATCCGGCGGGTCATCAGGTAGCCGTAGGGCGTCTCGCCATAGGCCGCCCGGAACTGCCGCGCGAAGTGCGACGGCGACATCAGCGCGGCCCGCGCCATCGTCGGCACGTCCAGGGGCGCTGCGTAGTCCCGGTCCATCAGGTCGCGGGCCCGGCGCAGGTGCGCGAGCTCCTCCGGGGTCACCGCCCGAGCATGGCACCGGCCGCCGACACCGGTCATCGGGAGACTCGTCGGGCGTGTCTCCCCCGACCGGTGATCACTCCCGCCTACCGTGGCAGCGTGACCGCGACCTCGGACCTGTCGGGGACCGGCGAGCTGCCGGCCGAGAGCCCGCTCGTCACGGCGCCGACGCAGCCGGAGGGATGGTTCGTGTCGCTCGTCCCGCCGCCCGACTCACTGCCCCTCGAGGTCGACCTGCGCGGGCCCTCGGAGGTGCCGCTGCCGGTGCCGCCCGCGCGGATCGCCGAGGCAGTGGCGGCTGCGGCCGTCGCGGTGGACCTGGCGCCTCCGGCAGCCGTCGCCGCAGGTCCCGCCGCGCAGCCGGACGCGGCGGACCCGGCCGTACGTCCGGCCGCCCCTCTGCCGCCGGAGCTGTCCCCGCGGGCCGGTGGCCCCGTCGCCACCCGCGCCCGGCCCGAAGCGGCGGCTCAGCCGATGGCGTCGTCCGGGCGGCCGTCGCTGCGGTCGCTGTGGCGCGGAGGGCTGCCGACGCCTGCGGTCCTGGCCGTGGCGACGCTCGTGCTGATGCCCGGGGTGGTGCTGGACCTGGCGCGCGACGGCACCTTCGGGCTGCCGAGTGCGGTGCTCTTCGTGCTCGCCGCCGCAGGCGTGCCGCTGCTGCTGCGGACCCGGTCGCTCGCGGTCGGGGCGGTGCTGCCGCCTCTGCTGTTCGCCGGAGCCGCCACCACCATCGCCTGGCGCAGCGGCCTCAACCAGGGCACCCGGCAGATCGGCCTGGACGTCGGGACGACGATGGCGGTCAACGCGCCGCTGCTGTTCGCCGGCACCGCCCTCGCCGTCGCCGTGGTGGCCGGCCGGCTGGTCGTCCGGCTGGCCCGGCGCTGATCGACCAGCCCGACTCCCCGGTCGTCCTCGAGCGGACGACGACCTCGCGTGGCGAGCTGGTGCTGCGCCGGGTGGGCGAGCACCTCGAGGTCGTCAGCAACGGGGTGTTCCTCATGGACACCCGCGACGGCCGGTCCGAGCGGCTGCTCGTGCGCACCGCGCTGGACGCCCATCCCCGCGCGAGGCGGTTGCTGGTCGGCGGCCTCGGCGTCGGCTTCTCCCTGGTCGAGGCGGTCGGTCATCCCGG comes from Actinomycetes bacterium and encodes:
- a CDS encoding DUF6542 domain-containing protein, with protein sequence MTATSDLSGTGELPAESPLVTAPTQPEGWFVSLVPPPDSLPLEVDLRGPSEVPLPVPPARIAEAVAAAAVAVDLAPPAAVAAGPAAQPDAADPAVRPAAPLPPELSPRAGGPVATRARPEAAAQPMASSGRPSLRSLWRGGLPTPAVLAVATLVLMPGVVLDLARDGTFGLPSAVLFVLAAAGVPLLLRTRSLAVGAVLPPLLFAGAATTIAWRSGLNQGTRQIGLDVGTTMAVNAPLLFAGTALAVAVVAGRLVVRLARR
- a CDS encoding helix-turn-helix transcriptional regulator, with the translated sequence MTPEELAHLRRARDLMDRDYAAPLDVPTMARAALMSPSHFARQFRAAYGETPYGYLMTRRIERAMALLRRGDLTVTEVCVAVGATSLGSFSSRFTELVGESPSAYRSRDHSAGAVVPACMVKVLGRPRRA